The region TATCaaaacactttatttatttatattcttaTCTGATGTTTGACGTTGTTGTGTACATTGTTGTTACTTTGCAGTAATGGACCACAGAAATGCAATGCTTGCATTAAGGAGGAAATATTTGAAGAGACAACGTCAATTTTAAAACAAGGATGTGTGAGTATAATGTCTTGGAATGCTCCTGGTGGGCCCAGTGAAGCTAAAAGCTGGCTTTgttatccactaactgaaaagttgccTTCAAGCGATGTGTCGATATCACTTAGGGGATCCAGTATATGAGCTCCAACAGGGACAAATGACTGATTTTAgggttttcaaacattttttgaCCACTAAACTGTATTTTTATTAAAGGCTCTCTGACTTAAAGCTAGCGgacctaaatttagtggaagttaattGGCCCACAAACAGTTTTCAGTCTTTGAAGAAAAGATAAGCCGCAAATGAAAAAGTTAGATTTGATAATTATGATAATCTGATACAGTGCCCAGTTAATTTAATCAATACATTTTTTTAGCACATTATTTATAGGGATTGCATACACTCATGGAAAGTAAATTATGGAATAACactgttgtgtctgatggtttGCGGACGGTAATGCTGGATTACGCgtcgccggtaaaactcaatttgtgaccgtaatccagcattgacatccgcaaatcatcagacacaagagggttattcccattctaatccatttCCAACATTTGCATGGATccgtgtccaccactgaaggctacaacTTAATCTGCATAATAACATAGTTTGATAAAACTGTTACACAgacaaagcttaccgtagcaacagcgtcttcatggcAAACTGGAAATTTTGTAAGCAGAATAAACATTAATACTTTTGTATGATATTTTAAATTAATCCGTTTCAGGATTATTGTCGCTACGCCGCTTTCTCTCACTCACAGCTCACgacaccattattgacatctgcatggCAGCGTGcgcggtcagggcgtggagtaatacatcgtcaccttcctaaaataatggccttagtcatgttttgtaaaatatgacttaggccattattttaggaaggtaacgacattaaatgtgaaacggtggAATATTCTGCCACCGTCCACGCAATATttcatggtctgaaatctcacacgattaaccaatcagagttgcggaacaaatgtaattaaattagaattttatatacagtggtccctcgtttatcgcgggagttacattctaaaaataacccgcaaaaggcgaaatccgcgaagtggtcagcgttattttttacaattattatagacattttaaggttgtaaaacccctcactacacactttatacacttttctcaaacagacattaacattttcttacttttctctcgtgtgtaaaaactctcaaagttcaaaccttagtagaaaaataagaccaacctgttttcaggcccaaacatttgtttgagaaataaaaatagaatgttttcctatagataattatgatggcttttagaactaacgaatttaattttaacgatcaacctacgaggttggacacataagaaatgattaatagtgactgaccagtatttcacagttcctctgatagcGCCTTTTCGTCCTGGCGCAACTCCGCTGTCgcgtgtttttccactgagtgacacctcggtccaggtgtctttttccgagtgaagaacacagttatggttagttgttggcgctcttttttcttctgggcaagaagattcttataaacagacacgcagaatggtgccgcgaccggcctgcttgatgaggacgcagaacacaatgcgctgtaaaaaaaaaaaaaaaaatgcatgcaaaattggactcaaAAAATCCGCGAATAGAATCCACAGAGAAAAAAATTAGTAACATGATTCAAGACTGcagagttagctgttgaaaagtTTTTGTCGTTTTGATGTTCTGTCCTGGAACAGAACAGATGCACAGCACAGACACAGTGTCACAGACACAGTGTGACAGCTTTGTTttctcctgttttttgtttttttcgtcCCCCAGGCTTTTCCTGACAACGCAGTTCGACGAGAAGTGGAAAACCTATCAGCAGTTTGTATTAATGAAAACTGCACTTGGAAAGGCACCATTAAAGAATATGAGGTGAGGTCACAAACTTAACTGTTATACATTGACAGTTGTGGTCAGAAATTTGCATACACTgatcatggacatgaatgtcatggcATTAGGCTTTTAATGATTtagggcaccttgacacttgcacgcaattAATCCTCGCGCTGCCTCAGACAATGCCACCCGTTGTGTTCCtctggatgctgcgctttgtgccgctggacactgcattatataaaaaaattattttgtaccggattaatcattttctgtctgagtttgtctgatgaaaacacctctaattgcttctggaatcacagaggactgtttcagctgcagttttcttctctctctttccTGCATTTCATgaagtggagaacacatttggaacagtctaaaaggtaattatttgtaatatttatattgtaatggcttaataaaacagttgcatattcattccttcttatgtgtatttgtttgcacaatgttcacgtgaagttcacataattaatgcttgccagagattttgaacatttcaaaattttctttgcacacttgcacacagCCGCACACAATTTACAAtgatttacaacagtttacaacgagtttacaAGGAATTTAAtctctggcacggcagattgcgtaccagtgcacggatcaaattcatgcaagtgtcaaggtacctttagtTGTACTTTTGTGGGGGCAGAATGATTGTATGTTTCATGGTAACATAAATGTTTAATATGAGAAAATCAAGAATTTGTTACACAGCTCTCTTCTTGGGAGAACTGGGAGAGTTCAATTAAATTGATTGGGTTTTCTGGTATAGAACTGGCTTTTAAAGCGCCATCCGGATCCTTTAATCATGTTGAGGTCATGaatttgggaaggccattccaaaGGCTTAATGCTAGTCTGCTTTACCCATTTCACAACCAGGTTtaatgtgtgtttggggtcactgtcatgtttgAACGCCCAGTTGTATTCAGATTTCAATGAGCTAACTGAGGTGTTCCTTCTCATAGTCCATGGGCTGGTTTTTGGGACCAATTAAGGTGatgaaatgacacttagaatccagcctcagtgtacacaGAAATGTAatacagccatcccagggtggcagctgtagccaggcaggggtcaatgaagaattacacagaggtcaaaatgtaaaaatgctccagtcatgttgaaaactatatcacattatttttctgatcataacgattccaaaaaggtatagtttggactaactgtgactgttatggagttatggggtaaaaacagcaaaaacagtgacaaaggtcagttttagtttgtacaggggtcaaaagttaaataaCACACACCAGTAATCCAGATAGTTTGACCCCTGAAAATAGTAAGTAGAGAAATGACTGCAGTACCTACACCTTTGACACATTTGGATGTAAATTCCATGAAATTTTGCTTTCAGCTTCAATATGCCGTGATAGACGACTAGAATAACCAAATCTTTGTGACTGTTGATGGCTTCTGCTGGCCTTTTGCTTTCTGAGTGGACATTTCCGGCTCTCACACACCGTAACTATTACGTAAAGGCTGCCACAACAGCTCAACTTAATCTCTACGTTCTCAGCTGAACCACGAGGGAAAATGCGAGTTCATGATCATCCCATGCCCCTCCTGTAAAGAACGAATCCGCTTCAACGAACAAGAGCGGCATAATGAGCGGGAGTGCCCGGAGCGAACGCTCAACTGCAAATACTGCAAGGAGCCGTTTCACTTTAAAAACATCAAGGTTAGAGATGATTTATTTGAAGATGCTCAGCTCAGATCACAGTGCTTTCTACTACAACATTCAAAGAAATgctgagggttttttttgtctcttttaaaaaaatttttaggCACATGATGAAATCTGTCCCAAGTACCCAATGATCTGTGAAGGCTGTGCCAAGAAGAAAATCCCCAGAGAAAAGGTAAATCTGCAAACAACTTAAAGTGcatttttctgcagaataaattgtaTGGATCAGAATCAAATTCAGCAAAACATAccaaatgtgtttttatgttttctttgTAGTACGTGGACCACATTAAATTCTGCAGTAAATTCAGAACTCCATGTCGATTCCATGTCGTCGGATGTGATATGTCTGTAAGTTGCCTAATTTGACCTAGACAGTTTTCACATACATTTTATACATACAGTTTATACATACAGTCAGTGGTGCCGgtaactctaatctaaccactttcttTAGTAACGAGTGATCTAGGGGAGgtgttggtctagtggttaaggtgttgggcttgagtccagaagatcatgggttcaaaaccccgcctgactggaaaatcactcagggcccttgggcaaggcctttaatcccctattgctcccggtgtgtagtgagcgccttgtatggcagcaccctgacatcggggtgaatgtgaggcataattgtaaagcactttgagcgtctgatgcagatggaaaccgctatataaatgcagtccatttaaggcgttaatctttccaaatcagtaatcagattaaagttacttctccaagtcactgtatgTTATTTCTTttgctattatttttgcattgtgggtctatggcagcattaaacttggtccataggcagggggtctgggtttgactgaactgcccactttcagcgagctgtgagcttttcatccgtggttttctgcagcagctacgactcgtcctcacctcttaaagcgcggtgacaacagcacacctgcactgagctttacaaagacatttttatgcttttttcctcctttatttagaattctgagctgagccgctccgtaaaaacagctgatcctccgagacgtgtcaacaactaacactattttccactcaaatgcacctaaactctctttctgaggaccacatgatgtgaaaacgcaataaaactttcttacctgtaaatctggtcatgttttctgcataaataaatgttatccattctttgtgctcaaacaccaaagcaggggtgaatccagtggaatgggggcgtggggcagggatgtgcccccccccccacccctagattaaaggtccagttttgaagcctttttttactacaactactaatactaattataataataataataatttcgacaagtaaaatgttagaaagaatttaatagttacatttataaacaatgtaggttagaaattgcaagttttactgttacagtgctgtcaacagttaaatatgaggtcaagaaaaaggtctttattttacttttcataaaacaagtatttattttcattgaagtcaagaaagggtgactataaagtgagttttggcaaaacaggtatcattgtcatgttgaggtgggttgttgtcgatagctggggaaagtaactaaaaaagtactagtaatctaacttagtaacttttacaattgagtaatcagtaaagtaactaagttactttttcaaggagtaatcagtaattggattactttttcaaagtaacataCAGTACATCCAGGCTGCACAACGCTCTCATTTCACCTCTTCAAATTGTAGATTAACGTTGTGGACTGCAGGAAGAAAAGAGAATCGGCAAAGCACATCGAGCTTCTATTTAAAAGAACAGCTTTGTTTTGAAAagcacacaaacaacacacacaaactcagTTTTGACATCCATCCTGTACACCCTCttactccagttaaaggtcatgggggtgctggagccgaacccagcagtcatagggagtgaGGTTGGGTATGCCCTCGACTGGatcccagtctgtcacagggtcacatatagacaaacaaacatattcacacccgcaaacacacctacgaacaatttaaagtttctagttCACCCACCTAACCTGcgcgtctttggaagtgggaggaagccggagcacctctagggaacccacgcaaacacagggagaacacgcaaaccccACACGGAAAGgtcccaggtgggaagcaatcccatgaccttcttgctgtgaggcaacagtgttaaccactaagccaccgtgcttcaCAAAGTCATAACACGATCACACACACATCAGCACAGTCACAATACGTGTGAAAACATTCAAATATACCTTCCAACACAAAGAACAGTCATAACAGAAATaactacattttttttgttttgtgtcttttaagaGCTTTCGAGGGTCCACAAGCAAATGCAGCCCAGCAATCCTTAGTGTTTGTTCAAACTGCCAGTTCATATCAAATTTACTGCACATCTGATTCAATTCTGATCTCACTGACTGACTATACGGCATATATGAGTATACAAGTGATGACGTGATTTGTGTGTCCCTGTAGCAATCCTCATTAACTCTGATTCACATGGGTTGCTATAGTAGATTAgatatattagattagattagatagaactttattaatcccttcggaagactccttcagggaaattgaggttccagcagaattgtatggcagcacacagggtaagaagcacacagagtatcaaaagtgaaagtaaaaaaaaagaaaaatttgacACAGGGCCCAGCAGGACATGTGGGTGAAGTGTGGTGCATCATATTTTGGTGGGGGGACACTTCAGCTGTTACCTTTAATCTCTCGCTCCAAGTGATTCTCCAGGTTTGTGTGTATGTACTCCTGTTCTCTCGCTTTCACTCCCCTTCTCTCAGCTGTATGATGGCTGCTATCTGACAGCATGCCCCTCTAAACACGTCATGCAACATGTTGAACATTTTGGTTTCTTTTTTGGAGCAAGTAGTGGCTGGTTTTAATAGAACTGGTTGAAAACTGActggaggggagagagagagcgcaGTGGAGGGAGTGCACATTTCTCAGCACAGGTCTCACCACAAaaaacaccccccaccccaccaatcagttttatggcccagtcacatggcacttaaggaAGGGCAGCAAAGCtcgaacgaaacaagaaatccggactttcgttgacttttgttggcatcgtttaaccttcgctcagcttcgttcctgcagcggtcccttcgtcaggatttttaaatttcagaaaatttgagcgaaaacctcaattcgtccgtatttcgttttgctgttgttcttgacggtttcttagtgtttgcttagttttttatGGCAAGAAAAGTTGCAAAAAACCCAGAATCTGATCTGAGTGTTCACACCAAAACAGATTTGCAGAAAATATGATTTGAACCACATTTCAAACTACCAATGAAAGAGGCTTGAAAcatacttgggggggggggggagatttcATGCCACTTTTGAATGTTCAGACTTGCAGCATTAAATCAGATTCACATCAGATCTGCACATGAATAGGATTTTTGCCGGCACTCTGAACAAGGCCTCACTCACTTTACTCTAAACCATCCTCATCGTTTCCCTCCATTTCTGAAGGTGGAGAAGGAAAAGATTCACGACCATGAGCGTGCCTATGCCTACGATCACCTCAATCTGTTGCTGCACTACATTATGGGCATGAAAGTGAGCATGGAGGGCCTGCAGCCCCAGGGACTAGAAGTAGCTGGTCACAAACTGGTGGAACTCCAACAGTCCCTCAGGGAGCTCGAGGCAAGAGTCTCCCAACTCAGCACCACCTCCTCCGGCCCTCCCGTGCAGGGAGCCGCCTCCTCCTCATCATCCGACTCTGGCCCACCCGGTCCACCAGCCTCAGCGCCTCTCCCTCCTCCTCCCACTCTGGCTCCCACTCTCTCTGTGTCTACCTCCTTCACTCCCCTGCCCAGCTCGATGGGCGCTGCTTTGGAGCTGCAGCTGCACAGCGAGAAGACCAAGGTGGCCGAGTTGGGCCGCAGGTGTACAGAGCTCGAAGTGAAATCCAGCACTTTTGAAAATGTAGTGTGTGTGCTGAACAGAGAGGTGGAGAGGTTTGCCACAACCATGGAAGCCAGCAACCGTCAGCACAAACTGGACCAGGACAAGATCGAAGCTCTGAGTAATAAGGTAGGACACGCCTGAATGAGGAATGCCTTAGAAACCAGAGAGTTGTTCCACTTTATCCATAAAATATACAAACACTGTTTTCAACTATGCTTTTGTCTTACTGTAGTCTGTGTTGTAATCATAAACTAAATAAAACTTTGTTCATTTTCAACTGGTTCAGGTCCGACAGCTGGAGAGGACCGTGGGACTGAAGGACCTGACGGTTGCCGAGATGGAGGGCCGACTGAGAGAAATGTCTGCAACTACGTTTGATGGTGTCTTTGTCTGGAGGATTTCTGATTTTGCCAAAAAGAGACAGGATGCCATTGCAGGTCGAGCGCCCGCCATGTTCTCACCAGGTAACCTGTCTTATGTGTCATTTGCAAAACATGACATCAGCTAAatttgccaaataataaatattattattcacaaaactttatcattttaatttcctgcttgTTCAATTaaagtcattatagaaactttgtataatttattatcacccttgaaattGTCacgtacctattttataaacactatccagtctagagcccatggatccccagggACAACATGCtagttattattagtattactaGTAGTAGTATTGTGACCTGCCACAGTTAAATAAGCCTGAGATTGGCACAGGTTTACAGTGTCTATACATTACTGTATGCAAAGTAAGGGTTAGGCTAATTTAATCCAGGTACTTGGTACTACAGAAGTATGGTGTCTATTTGTAAGGTGTCTACTGATCTACATTAGCTTGCTAGAGATGCGTTTAACTCAATGGCCCATCGTGCTACCACTGACCTCATTGGTTAATTCAGTTGACAGGATTCTTTGAATGGAATATTGGCGTCATCTGAGGGCATGTTTCATGTCTAAAACCTGTTTGGTGATAGAATTTCAACCAGATGGTTGGAATTGTGTACAGTGCTGATGGATTAAAGAAGGAAGGTCAGCTATCTGCCCACACtcgccggccactttattaggttcacctgttcagttgcttgttaacacaaatagctaatcagccactggcagcaactcagtgcatttaggcgtCTAGGCGTGGTGAAGACAActagctgaagttcaaaccgagcatcagaatgaggaagaaagggcattttaagtgactttgatcatggcatggttgttggtatttcagaaactgttgatgtactgggattttcacatacAGCCATCTCTAAGGTTTACAGAGAATGTCTGAAAaacagaagatatccagtgagtggcagatGTGTGGATGAAAAAGCTTtgttgaggtcagaggagaatgggcagaatgCGTGATGGTATGATGTCAgtgtggaccaacatctctgaggaatgtttctaaCCCTTTGTGGAATCTTTGCCATGAAGAATTCAAAGAGTTCTGGAGAAAAAAATGGGGGGTTCAACCCAGtattagcaaggtgtacctaataaagtgagcGGTGAGTGTATATTTCATCTATTACTTGTGTGTATATACTATTgaactgaaacaactaatcaagttaatcgattaaaatcaattattaaaatagttgtcaactaatttagtcatcgattagttgctaaataactttgttttactgcaaatgtttagtttcttccatataatcaaccgagctttgctttgaatcttgaaccaatgaaggagtgcttcgagctgctgcttcgttggtttcatttgttttatttcgctttattttaatttttcaaatcaaaatcaaatcaaatcaattttatttatatagcgccaaatcacaacaacagttgccccaaggcgctttatattgtaaggcaaaagccatacaataatcacagaaaaaccccaatggtcaaaacgaccccactaaaaccctaaagagcatatgtctgtgaggaatatttatcttttttatgttaaactgacctgttatggtcttatgaaacagttaatagatgtattttatgctaacactgatgctaacatgttagcatgtctatggcgttttcaatgttaaagttagcattaagctgctggcatttcagcatgtttgtgcatttcttttctgtataataattaatggctcagtgtttgttgtataaattataatttttttaatttatttttatttatatattaataataatagcaacaataataatagtaataataactaataatgctacaatacgattttagagaaagagacatgagtcacatgtgtcattgtgaaatgaccacatagtttaaaagttatacagagaatgttgcacatatgagtcggctacagtttttgatttaggttttatggttaactggttatgctaattgctcatttgcagcaacaaaaatacctctttttttcaccatatattttataacatttatatgtttcaatgttgttttatggcaactcagcactttgataaagcaatgccatttgaaataattatttttgttttttaatataaattgttttattctttattataaactgttttattctttattatataacagccaagggacatttgaagatttgttgattttcaagtattttaagttttcaaataatgttctgttgttaaataaagtgatggaaggagagaaaaattgtttccctggcacatttttagaaaattcccccactaatccgattaatcgtgtcgaaaccccatcggATTCagcgatgatccaaataatcgtttgttgcagccctaatatACTGTATATTCCCCTTCATGCCCACCCCAGTGCCACAGAAATGTCCTAAGCAACAATTCTAGATCCAgctgcagaggggaaaaaaatgctgattctcATGCTTGGAACTCTTGATGCAAAGCCCCAATAAAAAATCACCTTCCTTCAGAGCTTGTAAATGTAGCTTTAAAACAATATTTCCTTTACGTCCTCTTGAGTGTCTGTCTTAAGCTGACAGGAAGGTGTTGGTGGTGTTGTCCCCGAAAGCACTGATAGAATGAGGCGTGTTTGTCTTTGTCTCGTCTGTTGTAGCACAGATTGAGTTGAAACACTTGTCAGTATAGTCCTAAATATTCAAGGATCATTACAAAGGAGGTTAAACCAACAGAAGATACTTAGTTTTGCGAAACGTTTAATCAAACAGGTCTGTGTTTTTCAATGTCATGCTGATTTGTGCAGAACCGACAGCGTCATGTAGACGCATTAAAAATAAAAGCTTCATTCCCTCTGAAGGTTTGCCCTTCAAGAACATGAAAGACTGATTTGTCCTTGTATCTGTCCTCTGGCAGCCTTCTACACCAGTAAGTACGGCTATAAGATGTGTCTGCGGATCTATCTGAATGGAGATGGGACGGGGCGTGGCAGCCACTTGTCCTTGTTCTTTGTGGTCATGAGGGGGCTGAGTGACGCGCTGCTCAAATGGCCCTTCAACCAGAAGGTAACACGCCTGCAGAGG is a window of Thalassophryne amazonica chromosome 17, fThaAma1.1, whole genome shotgun sequence DNA encoding:
- the LOC117529039 gene encoding TNF receptor-associated factor 2-like; protein product: MATQEPSPPSSMESNKPGFPKKILGNKLEDKHLCNCCHNILRRPFQAQCGHRFCSYCFSRTVSNGPQKCNACIKEEIFEETTSILKQGCAFPDNAVRREVENLSAVCINENCTWKGTIKEYELNHEGKCEFMIIPCPSCKERIRFNEQERHNERECPERTLNCKYCKEPFHFKNIKAHDEICPKYPMICEGCAKKKIPREKYVDHIKFCSKFRTPCRFHVVGCDMSVEKEKIHDHERAYAYDHLNLLLHYIMGMKVSMEGLQPQGLEVAGHKLVELQQSLRELEARVSQLSTTSSGPPVQGAASSSSSDSGPPGPPASAPLPPPPTLAPTLSVSTSFTPLPSSMGAALELQLHSEKTKVAELGRRCTELEVKSSTFENVVCVLNREVERFATTMEASNRQHKLDQDKIEALSNKVRQLERTVGLKDLTVAEMEGRLREMSATTFDGVFVWRISDFAKKRQDAIAGRAPAMFSPAFYTSKYGYKMCLRIYLNGDGTGRGSHLSLFFVVMRGLSDALLKWPFNQKVTLMLLDQSNREHIIDAFRPDVTSSSFQRPVSEMNIASGCPLFCPLSKLDGKNSYIRDDTIFIKAIVDLTGL